Below is a window of Micromonospora chersina DNA.
CGGGGGACGCCGGAGGGCCGCGAGAAGCGGTACCGGGTGGACGACGCGCAGCTCGCCCGCGCGGTGGCCCAGCTGGCCTCGGTCGGATCGGCGTGGGACGCCCGACTGCAGCGCATCAAGCGGATCGCCGAGGCGATCCAGCGCACCCGACAGGACTGACGAACGAGAGCAGGGAGAGACGAGATGGTGGACATCCTGCACCGCGTCGGGGTCAAGACCCCGACGCCGGCGAAGGTGTACGAGGCGCTGACGACCGTCGAGGGCCTCGCCGGTTGGTGGACGGACGACACGAAGGGCAGCGCCGACGTCGGTGGTGTCCTGGAGTTCCGCTTCCCGCCCGGCGGCTTCGACATGGAGGTCGTCGAGCTGCGGCCGTCGGAGCGGGTGGCGTGGCGGGTGGCCGACGGCCCCGAG
It encodes the following:
- a CDS encoding SRPBCC family protein, which gives rise to MVDILHRVGVKTPTPAKVYEALTTVEGLAGWWTDDTKGSADVGGVLEFRFPPGGFDMEVVELRPSERVAWRVADGPEEWLGTTIDWDLRQDGDYTIVLFAHRGWREPVEFMHHCSTKWGSYLMSLKSLVETGDGAPSPRDVQISDWH